Proteins found in one Coffea eugenioides isolate CCC68of chromosome 5, Ceug_1.0, whole genome shotgun sequence genomic segment:
- the LOC113770350 gene encoding uncharacterized protein LOC113770350: MVLENLLKFLMTHSTITEDIPVSTYFVPLTYDIDISQHPNEPITSPKSPSLLTYHRRNNRPTAVPDNGEALSHFGWCQAMMNEMAALDSNATWELVPLLLDKSAGEPLKDSGKYQRLVGRLNYLTVTQPNISFPVSVISEFLDSPSDTHWNATIRILRYIEGAPGQGLLYTDRGNMQVIGYSNTNWAGSPIDRHSIIGYCILVGGNLISFKSKKQAVTTRFSAENEYQAMAMATYELIWLKQLLNKLNLGTHGLMKLVYDNQFALHIASNPVFHERKAN, from the exons ATGGTGTTGGAAAATTTACTGAAATTCCTCATGACTCATTCTACAATCACTGAGGATATTCCTGTTTCTACTTATTTTGTTCCTCTTACTTATGACATTGACATTAGTCAGCATCCCAATGAGCCTATAACTTCACCCAAATCACCATCACTTCTTACTTATCATAGACGCAATAATCGTCCCACTGCAGTTCCAGATAATG GTGAGGCTTTATCCCATTTTGGGTGGTGTCAAGCAATGATGAATGAAATGGCTGCTCTTGACTCGAATGCTACTTGGGAGTTGGTTCCTCTCCTACTTGATAAATCAGCT GGGGAGCCACTTAAAGATTCTGGAAAGTATCAAAGGCTGGTGGGACGATTGAACTATCTTACAGTAACACAGCCTAACATATCTTTTCCTGTCTCAGTTATTAGTGAATTTTTGGACTCCCCGAGTGATACTCATTGGAATGCAACAATTCGCATTCTTAGATATATCGAAGGAGCACCCGGCCAAGGATTGTTGTATACTGATAGAGGAAACATGCAAGTAATTGGTTACTCTAATACAAATTGGGCAGGATCACCTATTGATCGTCATTCTATCATAGGGTATTGTATTCTGGTTGGTGGCAACTTAATATCttttaaaagtaaaaagcaagcTGTGACTACTAGATTTAGTGCTGAGAATGAATATCAAGCTATGGCTATGGCTACATATGAACTAATATGGCTTAAACAATTGTtgaataaattgaatttagggacTCATGGTCTAATGAAGTTGGTTTACGATAATCAATTTGCATTGCACATTGCCTCCAATCCAGTCTTTCATGAGAGGAAAGCAAATTGA
- the LOC113772055 gene encoding probable LRR receptor-like serine/threonine-protein kinase At3g47570, producing MQILNLQSSFLTGRIPWPVFNISSLRALDLSNNSLTGSLPLDKFYNLPALKELHLSTNQLIGSIPSFIWECKTLETLDLSKNNFTGGISKRVGNLTSLQNLLLDHNMLTGELPSEIGNPKLETLYLGSNNLAGRVHPEVFNMSSLIRMSLDENNFNGSLPFSMWTTLPNLQVLNLDNNKFTGMISSSIANASKLTFLSLNFNSFTGPLPTTLGKLRFLKRLFVGANNFTRESSTPELKFISSLTNCRELETMELSLNQFNGFLPTSIGNFSKTVTMFNAFGSHIKGTIPSEIGNISSLESINMDSNEFTGSIPSTIGKLARLDRIYLEHNGLQGSIPAELCQLKMLGDLYLNENMLTGPIPDCLGELKSLRRVFLHLNNLTSTIPLSFWNLNDLLSLNLSSNSLSGDIPSQIQNLKVIRELDLSWNQLSGDILSSFSSAQSLVFLSLAHNTFRGHIPQSMGNLISMAYLDLSHNDFSGTIPQSMVKLGDLNYFNVSFNKLEGEVPTDGPFANFTAQSFVQNYALCGLARLNLPPCRTNSPSHSWSRNILKYILPPIVFAILIVAIITFLLAIKRRSREISTEISLGEGSLLQQFYWRRLSYEELLEATDSFSTNYLLGTGSFGSVYKGTLLDGSEVAIKVFHLQSREVTKNFDAECEVLASIRHRNLIRIHSCCVNRDFRAVVLEYMPNGSLEKWLHSENYFLDMLQRYKIMIDVGLALEYLHFNHAPAVVHCDLKPGNILLDEDMVAHVCDFGISKIFGNGETMVQTKTLATVGYMAPEYGEKGIVSTSGDVYSFGIILLETFTGKKPTDDSFGEELSLKQWVSKSVEANSVIEVVDRNLIHEEDQNFCLMEQCLLSILHVGLLCLSDSPHKRINMRNVVTRLENIEVPLVKKL from the exons ATGCAGATACTAAACTTGCAGAGTAGCTTTCTGACAGGGAGAATTCCATGGCCTGTCTTCAATATATCCTCTTTGAGAGCATTGGATTTGTCTAACAACAGCCTCACAGGAAGCTTACCGTTAGACAAGTTTTACAACCTTCCAGCACTCAAAGAGCTACATCTTTCAACCAATCAGCTGATTGGCTCGATTCCCTCGTTCATATGGGAATGCAAGACCCTCGAAACTTTAGATTTATCAAAAAACAACTTCACGGGTGGCATATCAAAGAGGGTTGGGAACCTAACATCGCTCCAAAACCTTCTTCTAGATCATAACATGCTGACAG GTGAATTACCAAGTGAGATTGGTAACCCCAAACTGGAAACGCTTTATCTTGGAAGTAATAACCTAGCAGGCCGTGTTCACCCAGAGGTATTCAATATGTCATCACTAATTAGGATGAGCTTGGATGAGAACAACTTCAATGGCTCTCTCCCTTTTAGCATGTGGACTACACTTCCTAATCTTCAAGTGCTTAATCTAGACAACAACAAATTCACGGGGATGATCTCAAGCTCTATAGCCAATGCATCTAAGCTCACCTTCCTTTCCTTAAACTTTAACTCTTTTACTGGCCCTTTACCAACTACCCTTGGTAAATTAAGATTCCTCAAAAGACTTTTTGTCGGAGCAAACAATTTCACCAGAGAATCGTCAACCCCAGAACTAAAGTTCATCTCTTCTTTGACAAATTGCAGAGAGTTGGAGACAATGGAACTATCACTGAATCAATTCAATGGTTTCCTTCCAACTTCGATTgggaatttctcaaaaactgTTACTATGTTCAATGCCTTTGGAAGCCATATTAAGGGCACCATTCCAAGTGAAATTGGAAACATAAGCAGCTTGGAATCCATAAACATGGATAGCAACGAATTCACAGGATCCATCCCCTCCACAATTGGAAAACTAGCTCGTTTGGATCGTATATATCTAGAACACAATGGGCTTCAAGGTTCCATCCCAGCTGAGCTTTGCCAACTGAAAATGCTTGGTGACTTGTATCTGAATGAAAACATGCTCACTGGTCCAATACCAGATTGCTTAGGGGAACTCAAATCCTTGAGAAGAGTCTTCTTGCACCTCAACAATTTGACATCTACAATTCCATTGAGTTTTTGGAACCTTAACGATCTCTTAAGTCTGAACCTGTCTTCGAACTCTTTAAGTGGTGATATTCCCTCGCAGATTCAGAATCTTAAGGTCATAAGAGAATTAGACTTATCGTGGAATCAATTATCAGGTGATATTCTAAGTTCATTCAGCAGTGCTCAATCACTTGTTTTTTTGTCCTTAGCACACAATACTTTTCGAGGGCACATTCCTCAATCTATGGGAAATTTGATAAGCATGGCGTATTTGGATTTGTCTCACAATGATTTTTCTGGAACAATTCCGCAGTCCATGGTGAAGCTTGGAGACCTAAATTACTTCAATGTGTCTTTCAATAAACTGGAAGGGGAAGTTCCAACAGATGGACCATTTGCCAACTTTACTGCTCAATCCTTTGTGCAAAATTATGCATTATGTGGCTTAGCTAGGTTAAATTTGCCACCTTGCAGAACAAATTCCCCTTCCCATTCATGGTCAAGAAACATTTTGAAGTACATTCTACCTCCAATCGTGTTTGCTATCCTAATTGTTGCAATCATCACATTTTTGTTGGCAATAAAAAGACGAAGCAGGGAAATATCAACTGAGATATCACTGGGTGAAGGATCATTACTTCAACAGTTTTATTGGCGAAGGCTTTCTTACGAAGAGCTACTAGAAGCGACAGATTCCTTCAGCACGAACTATCTACTTGGAACTGGAAGTTTTGGTTCTGTATATAAAGGGACACTCCTCGATGGATCCGAAGTCGCAATAAAAGTTTTCCATCTGCAATCTAGGGAAGTAACCAAGAACTTTGACGCAGAATGTGAAGTATTGGCCAGCATCCGTCACCGAAACTTGATAAGAATCCACAGTTGCTGTGTTAATCGTGATTTTAGAGCCGTGGTACTGGAGTATATGCCAAATGGGAGCCTTGAAAAATGGTTGCATTctgaaaattatttcttggaCATGCTACAAAGGTATAAAATCATGATTGATGTAGGGTTGGCTTTAGAATACCTTCACTTCAATCACGCACCAGCTGTTGTTCATTGTGATCTGAAGCCTGGCAACATCCTGCTAGATGAAGATATGGTTGCACACGTCTGTGATTTTGGTATCTCCAAAATCTTTGGCAATGGGGAAACTATGGTTCAAACCAAAACTTTAGCCACAGTTGGTTATATGGCACCAG AATATGGAGAGAAAGGAATAGTGTCTACAAGTGGTGATGTCTACAGTTTTGGCATAATTTTGCTGGAAACATTCACAGGGAAAAAGCCAACTGATGATAGCTTTGGTGAAGAATTGAGCTTGAAGCAATGGGTTAGCAAATCTGTAGAGGCAAACTCAGTAATAGAAGTTGTTGACAGAAACTTAATTCACGAAGAAGATCAGAACTTCTGCCTGATGGAGCAGTGTTTGTTGTCTATTCTTCATGTTGGGCTACTCTGTCTAAGCGATTCACCTCACAAGAGAATCAACATGAGGAACGTTGTGACCAGACTAGAAAATATTGAAGTCCCACTAGTTAAAAAATTATAG